The window GCTCACACCCGTCGAGGAGATGTCCACCGGCTTCCACGAACTGACGCGTCACGCCAACGCGAACCGCGTGACGATCTACTCGCTCCAGACGAACGGGCTCCGTTCGACGTTCCTGAGTGCGGCGGAGCAGTCCTCGATCGACTTCCTGGGGGCGAACCCGTTCAACAGCTCGATCCGCGAGGCGGAGCGTGGAGGGATGGCCGTGCTCGCCGACGAGACCGGCGGTCGCGCCATCTTCAACCGCAACCAGTTCGACGGCGAACTCGAACAGATCGCCAACGAGATGGCAAGCTACTACTCTCTCGCGTACCGCCCGCCCCACGGCGGCGACCGCGGCGAGCACCAGATCCGCGTACGGGTGCGGGGCCGAAATCTGGAGGTGCGTCACCGCCGCGGCTACCGCGACAAGAGTGCCGATCAACGAATGAGCGAGCAGCTCGACGGCGCGCTCTATCTCGGCCTGGTCGAGAATCCTCTCGGCGTCCGGCTGGGCGCGGGCCGCGTGCGTGCGGCCGGCGGCGGCAAGCGGCGACTGCCGCTCCACGTCATGGTGCCGGCCGCGCGGGTCGCCTTCCTGCCCTTCGAGGACAAGGAGATGGCGCAGATCAGGGTGGAGGTCGCCAGCCGCCATGCGGAAACCTCGAAGGTCGTCAGGGACGAGAAGACCTTCCAGGTGGAAGCACCCCCGGATCGCGACACGCGTCTTCTCGACCTGGTCTTCAACATCGACATTCCCGATGGCCTCAACCTGGTCGCGGTCGGCGTCCGGGACGACGCCACCCGCGAGACCGCGTTCGTCTCGACCACCCTGGCCGTGGGCGAGGGCGGCCGCTGATCCGCGCAAGCGCTCTCGGTCTGATCCTCGCCGCTGGGCTACCGGCGGCCACGCAGTCGCAGGATGAGCAACCGCCGGACGCTGCCATGCAGCGCGCCCTGGTGGAGGCCGAGAGCATGCTGCGCCGGGACGAACCGCAGGCGGCCGAGAGCTGGTACCGGGAGGCGCTGCTGGAAGGCTGGCTGCTGCTCGGCGACCTGCACCGTGCCGGCGGCGCCCCGGCCGAAGCGCAGGCGGCCTACGAGCGGGCACTGGTTTCGGCCCTCGAAGCCCGGCGACCGTTGCTCGCCCTCGCCGAACTCGCGCTTGAGCGCGGCGATCCGGAAGGCGCGGTGGAGGTTCTCCTGCGTCTGCTCGCGCGAAGCTCGGGAGACGGTCGTGCCGTGCGGCTGCTCGCCCGGGCCTTCAACGCCACCGGCCAGCCGGAGCTGGCGGTGCAGCAGTTGGAAGGCGCCGCCCAGTCCATGCCTGAAGACGTCGAGACCCGGTTCGCGCTCGCCAGCGGCTACCTGCGGCTGGAGCGTCCGGAGTCCGCCGAGAAGCTCTTCCGCGAGGTGGCCGGGGAGCGTCCGATTCCGCAGACCTGGATTCTGATCGGCAGGACCTATCGCGACTACGGCGAGTACGAGCGGGCCCGCGGGGCGCTCGAACGGGCCATCGTGCAGGACCCGCGAGTACCGCGGGCCCGCTTTTACCTGGGAACCGTGGAGCTCCTGGACCGGGGCCGCGGCGCCGTCGAAGAGGCCATCGACCACTTCAAGGAGGAGCGCCGCATCTCGCCCGAGGATCCGGTGAACTCGCTCTATCTCGGAATGGTGCTGGTCGATGCGCGGCGCTTCGAGGAGGCCCTGACCTCCCTTGAGATCGCGGTGGAATCGGAGTCCACCCGACCCAACGCCCTGCATCATCTGGGCCGGGCCCTGCTCGGCCTCGACCGGCCGAGGGAAGCGGCGGCCGCGCTCGAGAGCGCCATCGATCTTGCGGAAGGCGGGTACGGCGGCTCGTTCAACGCTAACCAGATGGAGAGCCTTCACTACCAGCTCGCTCTGGCCCTCCGTCGCTCGGGCGACGAGGCGCGGGCGATGCCTCACTTCGAGGCCGCCGAACGCTTCTCGGTGGCCCTGGCCCGGAGTTCGCGCGATCGAATGTCGAACTACCTGGACGGGCACGGCAAGGAACCCTCGGCTGGGGTCGTCGGCCTGTCCGTCTTCAGCGAGACGCCGGTCTCCGGCCTCTCCGCGGAGGTTCGCGAGCAGCTCGCTCGGACAGCGCAAACGATTCTGGCCCGTGCCTCGTTCAATCTCGGCGTCATGGCGACGCAGGCCCGGCGCTTCGCCCGGGCGGCCGACCACTTCGAGCAGGCTGCCTCGGTCGATCCGGACTTTCCGAGGGTCCAGTACTCGCTGGGCGTGGCCCGCTTCAACGCGGGTCACTTCGACCGGGCGACCTTGCCGCTGTCGAAGGCGCTGGCTGAAACGCCCGACGATGCGGCCGTGCGGCGGATGCTCGCGCTGGCCTGGCTCAACGCCGAGGTCTACGATCGCGCGGCGGAGCTCCTGGCAACCGACCCGGGCCGCGCCGCGGACCGTGCGCTCCAGTACGCCTACGGCCTGGCCCTGGTCCGGAGCGGCCGGACCGTCGATGCGCAGCCGATCTTCGACCGGCTGCTCGCCGAGCACGCTGACTGGCCCGAGCTCAACGTGCTGCTCGGCCAGGCGGCGGCTCAGGAAGGCGACTTCGACGCTGCGGTGGAGCACCTCGAACGGGCCATCGAACTTCGCCCCGGCGTTGCGGAGGCGCAGGCCACGCTCGGCAACATCTATCTCCGCCAGGGGCGCCTCGAGGAGGCCGGCGCCGCGCTGCGTGCGGAACTGGCCTCACACCCCGTCGACCACCGGTCACGCTACGTCCTGGCGACCGTCCTCGAACTCGACAACCAGCCGCAGGCCGCGCTGCGCGAGGTGGAACTGGTGCTCGCCGCGGAACCCGACTTCGCCGACGCCGGCTACCTCCGGGGCAAGATCCTGCTCGAGGACGGCCGCGTCGCCGAGGCGGCCGCGCAGTTGCGCGCGGCCGCGGAACTGGCGCCCGAGGATCCGAACATCCGCAACCAGCTAGGTCAGGCGTACCAGAAGCTCGGTGATCGGGAGAAGGCGCGCGAGCAGTTCGAGATCTTTCAGAGACTCAAGGGAAGGTCGGACCAGTGAAGGTGGTGCTCGTCTCGCTGCTGCTCCTGCCGGCCGCCCTCGTCGCCCAGCCCGAAGCCGCTGCGACGGAGTCGGTCCGAGGCCTGCTCGACCGGGCCCGTGCCCTTGCCTCGCGAAACGAAGGCGAGGCGGCCGCCGAGGCGCTCGGCCGGGCGATCGCCCTGGCGCCCAACTCCGAGGACGTCCTGAACGCCTACGCGCGCTTCTCGCTCGCCCGGGGCAACCCGATCCAGGCGACGCTGGCGCTCGAGCCGCTGGCGCGGATGCACCCCGGGGAGGCGGAGTACGCCTATCTGCTCGGCGTGGCCCGCATGCAGGTGGGCGAGATGGCGGAGGCCGCCGAGGCGCTCTTCGATGCGGCAGCCCTGGATCCGCATCGAGTCCTGACACACATCGCCCTCGGCCTGGCCCTCAACCGGGTGGACCGCTTCGACGAGGCCCGGGAAGCTCTGGCCACGGCTCTGCGGCTGGAGCCGGACAACGTCGAGGCGCTGGCCGCCATGTCGGAGACCGTCGAGGGGCTCGGCATGCTGGCGGAAGCGACTCGACTCGCGAACCGGGCGCTGGCGGTCAATCCCGATCACCCGACGGCGCTGGTGACGATTGGAACGGCCCAGTTGAAGGACGGTCGTTTCGAGGCAGCCCGGGAAGCGCTGGCGCGAGCAGTGACCGCCGAGCCCGATTCGATCAAGGGGCACTACCAGCTCAGCCTCGCCCTGGCCCGCCTCGGCGACCGTGAGGGGGCGGAGCGCCACTTGCAGCGTTCCCGGGAGGCTCAGGCCGCGATCGAAGAGCACATCGAGCGTCTGCGCGCCCAGCCGCCGCTGGGCTCGAGGACGGAGCCTTGAACGGCGCCGGCGTACCAGGAGCTCGACCGGTACGCACTGGGTGCGCCGGCGCCCCCGCCGGCATCCGGCGCGCCAGCGCCGGTCTCCCGGACGCTGCCGCTACAGTGGTCGCAGCCCTCCTCGTTTGCCCCGCCTCCGCGCTAGCCCAGGGCGCCGGCGACGCGCCGCTGTTTCGCGACATCACCGAGTCCACCGGCATCGCCTTCCGCCACAACTCGGCGCCCGAGAAGAAGTACATCGTCGAGTCGATGAGCGGCGGCGTGGGGCTCTTCGACGTCGACCGTGACGGCCTGCTCGACATCTACCTCGTCAACTCCCTGACGGTCGACACGGCGAACGACCCGGAGTCGTCCCACAGCGCGCTCTACCGCAACCTGGGCGACGGCACGTTCCGCGATATCGCCACCGAGGCCGGAGTCGCCCACCCCGGCTGGGGAATGGGCCTGTGCATCGCCGACGTCGACGGCGACGGCTGGCAGGACCTCTACGTGACGGGGATCGGCCGGAACCGGCTCTATCGCAACTCGGGCGACGACACGTTCACCGACGTGGCGCCGGAGCTTGGCGTCGCGGCCTCGGGCTGGTCGACGGGCTGCGGCTTCGCAGACTACGACCGCGACGGCGATCTCGACCTGTTCGTGAGCCGCTACGTGGAGTTCGATCTCGACAACCTGCCGGAGTTCGGCAGCGACAAGACCTGTCAGTACCGCGGCGTCTCCGTGCAGTGCGGACCGCGTGGCCTGCCGGGCACCTCCGACCTCCTGTTCCGGCAGGAAGCGAACGGCGCGTTCACCGAGGTCGGCGAGGAGGCGGGGGTTCGCGATCCGGACGGCTACTTCGGCCTCGGCATCGCCTGGGTCGACATGGACGGCGACGGCTGGCTCGACCTCTATGTCGCCAACGACTCGACGCCCAACTACCTCTACATGAACCGGAAGGACGGCACCTTCGAAGAGTCGGGCTTCTTCATGGGCGTCGCGGTGAGCGAGGATGGCGGCGAGCAGGGCGGCATGGGCGTCGCGGTCGGCGACTACGACGGCAGCGGTCGCCTGAGCCTGTTCGTCAGCAACTTCGCCGAGGAGTACAACGCGCTCTATCGCAACGAGGGCGACTACTCGAGCGACGCCTCCTTCCGGTCGAGGACGGGCGCGTCGAGCCTGCCCTACGTCGGTTGGGGAACGGCGTTCTTCGACTACGACAACGACGGCTGGGAGGACCTCGTGGTGGTGAACGGCCACGTCTATCCTCAGCTCGACGGCGCCCGGCTCGGCGCCTCGGCCGGCTACCGTCAGCGCAAGCTCCTCTACCGCAACCTGGGCGACGGCACCTTCGAAGAGGTCGCCAAGCGAGGGGGGCCGGCCTTCCTCGAACAGACGGTCAGCCGCGGTCTGGCGATGGGCGACCTGGACAACGACGGCCGGGTGGACCTGGTGATCAACGACCTCGACGGCTCGCCGATGGTGCTGCGCAACGAGGCCGGCGGCGGCCGCTGGCTGCAGGTGCGGCTGGTCGGGGCCGGCAAGAACACCGACGCGATCGGCGCGGTGATTCGGGTGACGGCTGATGGACGCAGCCAGATCCGCAACATCCGCAGCGGCACCAGCTACCTGTCCCAGGACGATTTCCGGCAGCACTTCGGCCTGGGCGCCGCCGCCACGGTCGATTCGGTCGTCGTGACCTGGCCCGACGGCTCGACGACGGAGCGAGAAAACGTCGCCGCCGACCAGTTGATTGTCGTCGAGCAGGCAGGTCACCTGCAGTAGAGAGCATCGCCTGGCCGATGCCCGTTCTCTGGGTGCGCGGACCTTCTGGTCCGCATCAAACGCGATGCCGCGGAGCGGCGAGCGCGACTACTTCTCGTCCCGAGTCATCCAGCGCTCGCCCGAGCTGTGCGGCGCGCTTCGAGATCCGCGGTTGAACCTCTCCGCCGCATGCGGATAGTCGGGCCCCACCACACCCCCGGCGCACTCGCCGGCAGGCGGGATCACCCAGTCGCAGCCGGGCGTGTTCTCCGGGCCGTCGGCCCAGCATTGCTCCAGCGCCTCGAGGTCCGCGGCCAGTGAGCCCGGATCGTGCGGCGGCATGTGCTCGTTGGGGTCCCAGAAATCGCCCGTGAACTCCTCCAGCGTCTCCATCGCGATCCGGTGGCAGCCAACGCAGCCGTTGTCTTCGATGTGGATCGTCCGCATGTCCCAGGTCGGCGCGCCCACGACGTAGTAGGGCGGGTTGGGTCCGGGCAGGACCGGGACGACTGGCTGACGCGGGTTCTCGGGAAGCCGCGCGGACTTGATCCAGGGATTGTGGATGAACGGGTCCGCCTGGTGGCAGCGGACGCACTGGATATCCCCGGCCGGCATGTACGCGTCGTCGAAATCCGGGTCGTTGGGGCCGGGCAGGACCCCGAGCAGCCGGTTGTTCTCGCCGACGTAGGTCCAGGGGCTGTTGTCGCCCGACTCGAAGAAGCACGTGGCGCCACTGTCGTAGTTGTAGCCGATCATCTGGACCGAGTCGCCGATGTCGACGTTGAAGACGTCGTCACGCCCGTCGTGGCGACAGAAGCTCACCCAGACGACCTCGGGCCGGGGCGTGCCGTCGGCGTTCCTGCCCTCGTGGCGTTGCAGGCTCGAACCCGGCATGCAGTCGCCGATCTGGAGGCTGCCGTCGTCGCAAGCGTGGAGCCCCGGGTCCTCGAAGATCTCCCGGCCGTCCTGCCGGATGCGGATGCGCGCGCCCTGGCCGCAGTCGACGATCGGCGCCACGCCCACGTGCGGTTCGCACATCGCGGCGTAGGCGCGGGCGCTCTTCGGCATCGGCGGGTTCGCGCCCTCGGGCGTGCACGGTCCGGCAGGCGCGGACTGCGCGAACGCCGGCCCAGCGGCAACGACGAGAAGCAGGGCGGTGAGTGCTCGCACGGCCTACATCTCCAGCACGACTTCCTTCTTCGCGTTCGACTCCAGCGACTGGACCTTGCGCTTCAGGTACTTGTTCAACTGCCGGTCGTAGCGGCTGGTGGCGCCGGCGTGACGGACGCGCACGTACGGCTCCCAGCGGGCTTCGCCGGCGGCCTCGACCTGGTCGCCCATCACGGTGACCCGCTGGATGATGCGCTCCTCGTTGAAGTCGTTCAGCACGAAGTGCTGCGTGCAGCGGTTGTCCCACATGGCGAGCGTGCCCTGCTGCCAGCGATACCGAACGGTGAAGCGCGTGTTCGTCGCCCAGCGGGTCAGGTAGCCGAGCAGGTGGTCGCTCTCCTCATGGCTCAGTTCGACGATGCGGCGGGTGAAGTGCTCGTTGACGAACAGCGACTTGCGGCCGGTCTCCGGGTGAACGCGGACGACCGGGTGGATCGTCATCTTCTCCGGCTTGCCGTGCGGCGTCGCGTCGTGGAGCGCGGTCAGACCCTCGCAGAGCTCCTGCAGCGGCGGCGAGAGTTCCTCGTAGGCCCTGTACATGTTGGCCCACATCGTGTCGCCGCCGACCTCAGGGCACTTGACCATGTTGAGGATCGCCATCACCGAGGGGCTCTCCTGGAAGCTGATGTCGCTGTGCCACTCGTCCGCGACTCCGCCGCGGGTCGCCACCAGCTCGAACACCTCGGGGTGCTCGAGGAATGGGTTGTTCAGGTGCGGGTGTCCTTCCAGCTCGCCGAAGTGGCGGCCGAAGGCGACGTGCTGCGCCACGTCCAGATGCTGGTCGGGAAAGAACAGCACCTGGTGGTCCAGCAGCAGGCCGCGGATCGTTGCGGCCTCGTCCGGGCCGGCCTCAGCCAGCGGCAGATCGTGGATCTCGGCGCCCAGGGACCCGGAGAGGCGTACGACTCGATGACTCATGGGAGTTCTCCTGCGGTTGAGGATCGAGGCTATCTCTAGACTCCGGGTCATGCGCAACCAACTCGGCCTTGTCACAGCCGCCCTCGCCGCGGTCGTCCTGTCCTGTTCGGAGCTCGCGGAGCAGGCCGAAGGTCCCCGCGTGGAGGCCGACGGCACCGTTCACGTCCCGGCCTTCGACCTGCCCGAGACCTCGTACTTCAGCGACGAGTCGCGGGCGGCGATGAAGCACTTCCGCGAGGTCTACGGACCGGAGTTCGGCACCTTCTCCCAGGGCTGCGCGAACCTGAACGACGTCGCCGACGACCCGGAGGCGATTGGGGCCGCGCGCCAGTGCGTCGCCGACGGCTACTACAAGACGGCCATCTACCGGGACACCGTCGCCAAGCACCCGGTGAAGATCACCGCGGAGACGATCGCCGGCGTCTACACCGAGGTGTTCGTCCCCGAGGGGGGCGTCGCCGAAAAGAAGGAAGACCGGCTGCTGATCAGTATTCACGGCGGCGGCTTCCGCGTCGGCGCCCGCTACTTCAGCCAGACGGAGGCGATGCAGGTCGCCGACATGGGCGGCTACAAGGTGATCAGCCCCGACTATCGGATGGCGCCCGAGGCCACCCACCCGGCCGGCGTCGAGGACGTCATCGCCGTCTACAAGGCGATGCTCGAGGACTACGAGGCGGCGAAGATCGGCATCTACGGCTGCTCGGCCGGGGCCATGCTCACCGCGCAGACGGTCGCGTACATGCTCGAGAACGACCTGCCGCTGCCGGGCGCGATCGGCCTCTTCTGCGCCGGGATACCGACGACCGACGGCGACACCCCGGGCGTCTTCAAGATGGGCCGCAGCGAGAGCGCCTTCCTCGTGTCCGCGATCAACGGCTTCCCGCGCCCGGTCGAGCCGGCGGAGCCGCCCCAGCCGAGCGGCTACTTCCGCGGCGTGAAAGCCGGCGATCCCGTCGTCGCTCCCGGCGACCACGACGACCTGCTCGCCCGCTTCCCGCCGACGCTACTGATCAGCGGCACCCGCGACTTCGCGCTCGGCGGCGTACTGGCCAGCCACAACAAGCTGGTCAGTCTCGGCGTCGAGGCCGACCTGCACGTCTGGGAAGGCCTCGGGCACGCGACCTTCGCGTTCAACCCCCGCCTGCCCGAGTCGGACGAAGTGCACAACGTGATCGTGCGCTTCCTCGACCGGCACCTGTCGCGGTAGCAGAACTCAGTTGTACCAGTAGATGTGCTCGTCGTCCGGCGCGTCCGGGTCGAGCAGCGTCTTGTCGATGTTGACCGGGCTTTGGGTGGCCCAGGGCCAGATCGGTGCCGCCTGTTCCTCGTTGTGCTCGGCGAGGAGCTTCTTCAGGGCAGCGACCCGCTCCGGTTCCCTGTCGGCGAGGTTGTGCTGCTCGGTGGGGTCCTTCTTCATGTTGAAGAGCCATACTCCTCCGGGGGGTTCGCTGATCTGGAGTTTCCAGCCGTCGGCGAGGACGACCTGATAGTCGCCGGTGCGCCAGAAGAGACGGTCGTGCGGCGCGCCTTCGACCTCACCCAGGACGTGCGGCACCAGGTCGACGCCGTCGATCTTCCGGTCGCCGGGCAGATCGACTCCGGCCGCGGCCGCCGCGGTCGAAAAGATGTCGAAGCCGTGGACCGGGGCTTCGTAGGTCTGGCCGCCGCTGAGACGGGCCGGCCACTTCAGGAGGAAGGGCACGTGGATGCCTCCCTCGAAGAAGCTGATCTTCCAGCCGCGGAACGGCTCGTTGACGCGCGGCAGGCCGATGTAGGCCGGCGCCCCGTTGTCCGAGGTGAAGAAGACGAGCGTGTTCTCTTCGAGACCGTTCTCGCGCAGCGCCTCGAGCACCCTGCCGACGCTGCGGTCGAGTGAACGGACCATCGCGGCGTAGACCCGCAGGCGATGCTCCTCGATGTGGGACAGCGCCTCGTAGTCGGCGCGCAGCGCCTGCAGGGGCGTGTGCACCGCCCAGTGCGCCAGGTAGAGAAGGAAGGGCCGGTCCTTGTTCGCCTCGATGACCTGAACCGCCTGGTCGGTGTAGTAGTCGGTCAGGTACCCGCCGGGTTCGAAGGAGGGACTGTCGTTGAAGGACGCCTCGTAACGCACGAAGCGCCACAGGAAGCGGTCGATCCCGTCGAACTCCTGCTTCGAGTTGACGACGTTCGGGTCGTCCTCGGGCAGGTACAGGCCGCTCCTCATGAGCAGGCTCTCGTCGAAGCCCTGCTCGTGAGCCCGCATGCCGTCGCCCACACCAAGGTGCCACTTGCCGATGTGCACGGTGTGGTAGCCGGCCGGCTTGAGCAGCTCGGCGAGCGTGATCTCGGACGGCGGCACGCCCTTCTCGTCGATGGGAACCGTCGCCCCTTCCGGGTTGCCGCTCGTCTGCCGGAGCCTGCCTTCCGTGCTCGAGAGCCGGGGCACCATCGTGGCGAACCCCGGCGGCGTCGGCGTGAACTCGAAACCGAAGCGGGTGCCGTAGCGGCCGGTCATGAGCGCAGCCCGCGACGGGGCGCAGGTGCCGTTGGCCGAGTAACCGTTGGCGAAGTGGACGCCGTCACGGGCCAGCGAGTCGATGTTCGGGGTCGGGACCGTGCCGCCCGCGACGCCGCCACCGAGCCAGCTCAGGTCGTTCCAGCCCAGGTCGTCGGCGAGGATGACGACGATGTTGGGCGGCCGCTCGCCGGCGGGCCGTCCTTCGGGATCGGCGCCGGACTGCCAGTCGATCGTCTGGGTCGGACCGATTTCGGCCGGTTGGAACTGTGCGGCCACGCCCACGGCGGCCGCGAAGGTCGCGGCGAGCCCGAGGGCGACCAGGCCGCGTCGTGCGCCGCATCGATTCATCATTCTTGTCCTTTCGAGTGGTTGGGGCGATAGCCTACGAGATCAACGCGATGGGTCCCGTTCTCTTCATCTGCCTTCTGTTTGCCGTTACGACTGCAACACATGTGCAGCCAGCGGCGGCACAGAACAACTCCTCCAGGATCGCCTTCGTATCCACTCAGGACGGCAACCCGGAGATCTACGTCATGAACGAAGGTGGCTCCGACCTGACGCGGCTGACCAACAATCCGGGCTTCGATGGTGCCCCGACGTGGTCGCCCGACGGCACCCGGATCGCATTCGCATCATCTCGCAACGACAACGCCGACATCTACATCATGAACGCCGACGGCTCCAACGTCGTCCGTCTCACCAGCCACGCGGCCAACGACGGCGGCCCCTCCTGGTCGCCCGACGGCTCGATGATCGCCTTCGATTCGAATCGCAGCGGCAGCTCTCAGGTGTGGCGTACCAACGTCGACGCCGGAAACTGGGGGTACAACCTCACGCAGCTCACCGAAGACCATCCTCTGGGGCGCGTAAACAACTTCGTCGCCTGGTCGCCCGACGGTTTGTGGATCGCCTTCGAAGCCGACCGTGACCGCGACGACCCGGAGATCTATCTAGCCAACGCCGTCGATGGCACCAACCAGCAGCGATTGACGTTCACTCGTGCTCTTGACGAGGTCCCCAGTTGGACACCCGACGGCAGGCAGATCGTCTACTCCACCGATCGCGACGGGGCACCGCAGAACGGCAACTATGAGATCTACATCATGAACGTCGATGGCTCCGACAAGCGCCGTCTGACCACCGCCCCAGGTGCCGACTCCAACCCTTCGGTGTCGGCCGACGGCACCCGGATCGCCTTCGATTCTTCGCGCGGCGGAGGGAGGGAGATCTATGTCATGAACCTGGATGGCTCCAATCCGATTCGACTGACGGGCACAGGAATCGAGAGGTCTGACGGCAGCAGAGCCATATCCAACAGCAACCCCGCCTGGTCACCGTTCTAGGCGGGCTCAGGGCTAGAGTAAGACGGATGCCGCTTCCGGCATCCGAATCAGAGAGAGGGAGCGTTCGACCCATGAAGAGAGGCCGACTTGCCTTGCTCGCCCTTGTCGCGATGTTCCTGGCCGTTCCGGCGTTTTCCCAGGACGGCGACGAGAACGAGAACGAGAGAGTGAAGGGCGCGCACGAGAACCAGTCGCCGGAGGCGCGGCAGGACGATCTCGGCATCACGGTTCCCGTGCCGACGAGCCACCCGGGCCGCCGCTACCCGGCGGAACACGAGTTCCCGACCGGCCCGGCCATCGGCGAGCGACTGCCCGAGTTCGAGCTGCCGAACCAGGACGGCGAGCTGATCGACTTCCACGCGGACCGGGGCGACTCGAAGGCGGTCGTCGTCTTCTACCGCTCCGCGGTCTGGTGACCGTACTGCCGCACGCAGCTGGTCGAGCTGCAAGACAACCTGGAGCTCTTCGACGCCGAGGACATCAAGGTCTACGGCATCAGCTACGACACGCAGGAGCAGTTGAAGGCCTTCGCTGAGGATCGGGGCGTCACATACGACCTGCTCTCCGATGCCGATTCGGCGGTCATCAAGCGCTTCGGCATTCTGAACACGACGATCGATCCCGATGCGGATGTCCTCAACCGGGCGACGCAGAAGGGGTTCTACGGGATTCCCTTCCCGGGCGTCTACGTCACGGACCGTGACGGCCAGGTGACGGAGAAGTTCTTCCACCGCCACTACGCGACGCGCACTTCCGCCGGCACGATTCGCGACAGCGCGATCGGCCGCATCCTCGCCAAGCACGAGGTTCCGGCCGCGGAACTGGGCGACGAGCATGTCGAGGTCTCCGTCTTCCTCGCCGACGAGGCGCTCAAGTTCGAGTACACGAGCACTCTTCACGTGCGGTTCGAGGTCGCCGACGGCTACCACATCTACGCGGAACCCCTGCCCGACGGCTTCATCGCCTCGACGGCGACCGTCGTACCGACCAAGGGCGTGAGAACAGGCGAGCCGGTCTACCCGGCGACGTCCGAGCGCGAGTTTCCCCAGCTCGGCGTGACGCTCAATGTGTACGAGGAAGGCACGACCGACATCGCCATCCCGATCGCGCTGAACGCCGAGATTCTCAACTGGCCGATGCAGGACAAGCCGACCGAGATCGAGATCCCGGTCGACATCGTCTACCAGGCCTGCAGCGAGACAGTCTGCTACGTGCCGAAGGAAGAGACGGTCGTGCTCAAGGCGCCGATCGAACCGCTGGTGATGCCGGGTCGTCGGAGATAGCGTCGGCAAACCCTCAGCCTCCGACTCCAGTCCGGCGGT is drawn from Acidobacteriota bacterium and contains these coding sequences:
- a CDS encoding tetratricopeptide repeat protein, which gives rise to MQRALVEAESMLRRDEPQAAESWYREALLEGWLLLGDLHRAGGAPAEAQAAYERALVSALEARRPLLALAELALERGDPEGAVEVLLRLLARSSGDGRAVRLLARAFNATGQPELAVQQLEGAAQSMPEDVETRFALASGYLRLERPESAEKLFREVAGERPIPQTWILIGRTYRDYGEYERARGALERAIVQDPRVPRARFYLGTVELLDRGRGAVEEAIDHFKEERRISPEDPVNSLYLGMVLVDARRFEEALTSLEIAVESESTRPNALHHLGRALLGLDRPREAAAALESAIDLAEGGYGGSFNANQMESLHYQLALALRRSGDEARAMPHFEAAERFSVALARSSRDRMSNYLDGHGKEPSAGVVGLSVFSETPVSGLSAEVREQLARTAQTILARASFNLGVMATQARRFARAADHFEQAASVDPDFPRVQYSLGVARFNAGHFDRATLPLSKALAETPDDAAVRRMLALAWLNAEVYDRAAELLATDPGRAADRALQYAYGLALVRSGRTVDAQPIFDRLLAEHADWPELNVLLGQAAAQEGDFDAAVEHLERAIELRPGVAEAQATLGNIYLRQGRLEEAGAALRAELASHPVDHRSRYVLATVLELDNQPQAALREVELVLAAEPDFADAGYLRGKILLEDGRVAEAAAQLRAAAELAPEDPNIRNQLGQAYQKLGDREKAREQFEIFQRLKGRSDQ
- a CDS encoding tetratricopeptide repeat protein, encoding MKVVLVSLLLLPAALVAQPEAAATESVRGLLDRARALASRNEGEAAAEALGRAIALAPNSEDVLNAYARFSLARGNPIQATLALEPLARMHPGEAEYAYLLGVARMQVGEMAEAAEALFDAAALDPHRVLTHIALGLALNRVDRFDEAREALATALRLEPDNVEALAAMSETVEGLGMLAEATRLANRALAVNPDHPTALVTIGTAQLKDGRFEAAREALARAVTAEPDSIKGHYQLSLALARLGDREGAERHLQRSREAQAAIEEHIERLRAQPPLGSRTEP
- a CDS encoding CRTAC1 family protein; amino-acid sequence: MVAALLVCPASALAQGAGDAPLFRDITESTGIAFRHNSAPEKKYIVESMSGGVGLFDVDRDGLLDIYLVNSLTVDTANDPESSHSALYRNLGDGTFRDIATEAGVAHPGWGMGLCIADVDGDGWQDLYVTGIGRNRLYRNSGDDTFTDVAPELGVAASGWSTGCGFADYDRDGDLDLFVSRYVEFDLDNLPEFGSDKTCQYRGVSVQCGPRGLPGTSDLLFRQEANGAFTEVGEEAGVRDPDGYFGLGIAWVDMDGDGWLDLYVANDSTPNYLYMNRKDGTFEESGFFMGVAVSEDGGEQGGMGVAVGDYDGSGRLSLFVSNFAEEYNALYRNEGDYSSDASFRSRTGASSLPYVGWGTAFFDYDNDGWEDLVVVNGHVYPQLDGARLGASAGYRQRKLLYRNLGDGTFEEVAKRGGPAFLEQTVSRGLAMGDLDNDGRVDLVINDLDGSPMVLRNEAGGGRWLQVRLVGAGKNTDAIGAVIRVTADGRSQIRNIRSGTSYLSQDDFRQHFGLGAAATVDSVVVTWPDGSTTERENVAADQLIVVEQAGHLQ
- a CDS encoding TauD/TfdA family dioxygenase, with the protein product MSHRVVRLSGSLGAEIHDLPLAEAGPDEAATIRGLLLDHQVLFFPDQHLDVAQHVAFGRHFGELEGHPHLNNPFLEHPEVFELVATRGGVADEWHSDISFQESPSVMAILNMVKCPEVGGDTMWANMYRAYEELSPPLQELCEGLTALHDATPHGKPEKMTIHPVVRVHPETGRKSLFVNEHFTRRIVELSHEESDHLLGYLTRWATNTRFTVRYRWQQGTLAMWDNRCTQHFVLNDFNEERIIQRVTVMGDQVEAAGEARWEPYVRVRHAGATSRYDRQLNKYLKRKVQSLESNAKKEVVLEM
- a CDS encoding alpha/beta hydrolase, whose amino-acid sequence is MRNQLGLVTAALAAVVLSCSELAEQAEGPRVEADGTVHVPAFDLPETSYFSDESRAAMKHFREVYGPEFGTFSQGCANLNDVADDPEAIGAARQCVADGYYKTAIYRDTVAKHPVKITAETIAGVYTEVFVPEGGVAEKKEDRLLISIHGGGFRVGARYFSQTEAMQVADMGGYKVISPDYRMAPEATHPAGVEDVIAVYKAMLEDYEAAKIGIYGCSAGAMLTAQTVAYMLENDLPLPGAIGLFCAGIPTTDGDTPGVFKMGRSESAFLVSAINGFPRPVEPAEPPQPSGYFRGVKAGDPVVAPGDHDDLLARFPPTLLISGTRDFALGGVLASHNKLVSLGVEADLHVWEGLGHATFAFNPRLPESDEVHNVIVRFLDRHLSR
- a CDS encoding sulfatase-like hydrolase/transferase; the protein is MNRCGARRGLVALGLAATFAAAVGVAAQFQPAEIGPTQTIDWQSGADPEGRPAGERPPNIVVILADDLGWNDLSWLGGGVAGGTVPTPNIDSLARDGVHFANGYSANGTCAPSRAALMTGRYGTRFGFEFTPTPPGFATMVPRLSSTEGRLRQTSGNPEGATVPIDEKGVPPSEITLAELLKPAGYHTVHIGKWHLGVGDGMRAHEQGFDESLLMRSGLYLPEDDPNVVNSKQEFDGIDRFLWRFVRYEASFNDSPSFEPGGYLTDYYTDQAVQVIEANKDRPFLLYLAHWAVHTPLQALRADYEALSHIEEHRLRVYAAMVRSLDRSVGRVLEALRENGLEENTLVFFTSDNGAPAYIGLPRVNEPFRGWKISFFEGGIHVPFLLKWPARLSGGQTYEAPVHGFDIFSTAAAAAGVDLPGDRKIDGVDLVPHVLGEVEGAPHDRLFWRTGDYQVVLADGWKLQISEPPGGVWLFNMKKDPTEQHNLADREPERVAALKKLLAEHNEEQAAPIWPWATQSPVNIDKTLLDPDAPDDEHIYWYN